Proteins encoded within one genomic window of Deinococcus aerolatus:
- a CDS encoding NAD-dependent epimerase/dehydratase family protein, which translates to MRMGIPVDAKIYVAGHDSLIGAVVCRKLEELGYWNIITRTADDLDLRSQEGVQAFFEQELPDYVFLATLTGEHVLDGLLRPAESLYSKVMIASNIIHASYLYEVRKLLSIIDCQFDLEALRYEADDFAIRAYQQEGRDSDQLMRALVTGLCDRYRKQYSCDFISVVFHLEAAQGEGGAAPVPLLNGVGFGQMSVGGPPSLQDSAAAWQRDQLYAEDPAHACLFLMENFSATGPITVRTGTRGGNVA; encoded by the coding sequence ATGAGAATGGGAATTCCGGTGGATGCCAAAATCTACGTGGCAGGACATGACAGCTTGATCGGCGCCGTGGTGTGCCGAAAATTGGAAGAGTTGGGCTACTGGAACATCATCACCCGCACGGCCGACGACCTCGATCTGCGCAGCCAGGAGGGGGTCCAGGCGTTTTTCGAGCAGGAACTTCCCGACTACGTGTTTCTGGCGACCCTCACCGGCGAGCATGTGCTGGACGGCCTGCTGCGGCCCGCCGAATCGCTGTACAGCAAGGTCATGATCGCCTCGAACATCATTCACGCCTCATACCTGTACGAGGTTCGCAAACTGCTGAGCATCATCGACTGCCAGTTCGATCTGGAAGCCCTGCGCTATGAGGCCGACGATTTCGCCATCCGGGCCTACCAGCAGGAGGGCCGCGACAGCGATCAGCTGATGCGGGCGCTGGTGACGGGACTGTGTGACCGCTACCGCAAGCAGTACAGCTGCGACTTCATCTCGGTGGTGTTTCATCTGGAGGCCGCCCAGGGTGAGGGCGGCGCGGCCCCCGTCCCGCTGCTGAACGGCGTGGGGTTCGGCCAGATGTCGGTCGGCGGGCCGCCGTCCCTGCAGGACAGCGCCGCTGCGTGGCAGCGCGATCAGCTGTACGCCGAGGACCCCGCCCACGCCTGCCTTTTCCTGATGGAGAACTTCTCGGCGACCGGACCGATCACGGTGCGGACCGGTACGCGCGGCGGCAACGTGGCCTGA